Proteins co-encoded in one Astatotilapia calliptera chromosome 18, fAstCal1.2, whole genome shotgun sequence genomic window:
- the LOC113010569 gene encoding altered inheritance of mitochondria protein 3-like, which yields MACRESRGVNGSLYFGLFLFSASLCQCATLTRLKALDELGGNSTLSQSGAKGHQHHGKLSIGQKLLRSPKPNRNKTTNNTRDVETDYQADVAWEEAKQPDGQYGGLDLEAMERLLKMKPKVECTLDSMTLQVHDAASTPGSLLFVDRGSHLSPLPLSKLPSSCGYTISSTRRDLVLVAPYDGCFVALQEDTYVLPLLWWGIPVRMSCPFMGSLSLNPPMVTCNTADMLVKTEWTLPVSNIKVKLNGKWEPLTVASNRCGFSTVEHPEGVVISAHYAPCLEKKDGLYTLEVAGDGETTISCPSQLPAQPEFTENPAKDPDWQNETPSKGVYASTFPHDPHQAVLPQNSDMLNQWPEDTDRPFHPTFFYSASLVNTPAAPAVNPRPASSPVVQTDAGKRWQHFPPFYSQPPAPTLSLITKPPAGQFEEHLLPSPINPRPSLLQEPPASQPESQDKKPPYSFSFYSQPSASEDHPPYHKLPEKPEEAEPKAQNQLSHLYHFYPQPKPKAQPATNPSTVPQPPQPEAPQRQVHQQMYLCPENQPARNPNAALASAAESLLGQVYKLCQISETPAGTNEENPVQSTPPLLRYPQGQMHHLLNQLYYPQQLQLLQPVTLPSATYLQPQGAAKPSEQKHPESAIPLTINSYTAPQDPQLSSAYMQPVCSLSNCCTQMTFYQLLHITPARVGSCADVPHLFPDLSFPPTASYFEFGVGSARLPQQPTEAAQSASSYTSVPLSLHPFPDQNVEQLYLQPPDGNPTTPRGNDPSWTANHEPLNRVNPAPNSLHAHWPYLHSQSSEPLPSGYDPAGRYQLNNIKSPVQVNGQLLTGNLNRPTWPNFMSNNPNSQQQHNKSPGEELDNFMVPFDRLQHAPVSTYNNSVFPNNLKPFISDSNSKHEQTLNFYSGNYVLLQREPPGREPNSFVDSSELYRDPTVDLNFMTQNLAKKQNGKLKTPLNFKPLQGNEQLSKWLEEGIPTPSPGNANHGDDYDNENEDNDDINNSGLPFLSPTTDGPPLIFPLYKPPLGAAQLKLKFHESFKDFSTPLGSSNRFPPHNAQKMFQGWG from the exons ATGGCGTGTAGAGAGAGCAGGGGTGTTAATGGCTCACTGTATTTTGggctctttttgttttctgcttcactttgtCAATGCGCAACACTGACGAGGCTTAAAGCCCTGGATGAACTAGGTGGAAACTCAACGCTTAGTCAAAGTGGAGCTAAAGGTCATCAGCATCATGGAAAACTTTCAATTGGGCAAAAGCTGCTGCGAAGTCCTAAACCCAACAGAAACAAGACCACAAACAACACCAGGGATGTTGAAACAGATTACCAGGCAGACGTGG CCTGGGAGGAAGCTAAACAACCAGATGGACAATATGGTGGTCTCGACCTGGAGGCAATGGAACGACTCCTTAAGATGAAACCAAAGGTTGAATGTACGCTAGACTCCATGACGCTTCAGGTTCATGATGCTGCTTCTACCCCTggatctctgctttttgtggaCAGGG GAAGCCATTTGTCTCCTTTGCCCCTGTCCAAGTTACCTTCGAGCTGCGGTTACACCATCAGCTCGACACGACGAGATCTGGTCCTAGTCGCACCCTATGATGGTTGCTTCGTCGCTCTCCAG GAGGACACTTATGTTCTCCCACTGCTTTGGTGGGGCATACCAGTGAGGATGTCGTGCCCTTTCATGGGCTCGCTGTCACTGAATCCTCCGATGGTCACCTGCAATACTGCGGACATGCTCGTAAAAACGGAGTGGACCCTGCCCGTCTCCAATATTAAAGTTAAGT TGAACGGTAAATGGGAGCCACTAACCGTGGCCTCAAACAGATGTGGCTTCAGCACAGTCGAACATCCTGAAGGTGTGGTCATCTCTGCTCATTATGCGCCCTGCCTAGAGAAAAAG GATGGGTTGTATACTCTGGAAGTTGCTGGAGATGGAGAAACAACAATTTCCTGTCCGTCACAATTACCAGCTCAGCCTGAATTCACAGAAAACCCAGCAAAGGATCCCGATTGGCAAAATGAAACGCCGAGCAAAGGTGTGTATGCGTCGACTTTTCCTCATGATCCTCATCAAGCGGTTCTTCCTCAGAACTCAGATATGCTGAATCAGTGGCCAGAAGATACGGATCGTCCTTTCCACCCCACTTTCTTTTACTCTGCAAGTCTGGTCAATACACCTGCTGCACCCGCAGTGAATCCTAGACCTGCTTCATCTCCAGTTGTCCAAACTGATGCAGGGAAAAGATGGCAacattttccccctttttatTCTCAGCCACCTGCCCCTACACTGTCACTAATAACTAAACCACCAGCAGGTCAGTTTGAAGAACATTTGCTTCCCAGCCCAATCAACCCACGGCCTAGTCTCCTTCAGGAACCTCCTGCAAGCCAACCCGAGAGTCAAGACAAAAAACCCCcatattcattttctttttactcacAGCCTTCAGCATCTGAAGATCATCCACCATATCACAAATTACCTGAAAAACCAGAGGAAGCAGAACCCAAAGCACAGAACCAACTTTCCCACCTCTATCACTTCTACCCCCAACCAAAGCCCAAAGCACAGCCTGCTACAAACCCGTCCACTGTTCCTCAGCCACCACAGCCTGAAGCCCCTCAGCGTCAGGTACACCAGCAAATGTACTTGTGCCCTGAAAATCAGCCTGCCAGAAATCCAAATGCTGCTTTGGCATCAGCAGCTGAAAGTCTTTTGGGACAAGTGTACAAACTTTGTCAAATATCTGAGACACCAGCTGGAACAAATGAGGAAAATCCAGTCCAAAGCACACCACCTCTTCTCAGATATCCACAGGGTCAGATGCATCACCTACTTAACCAGCTCTATTACCCACAGCAGCTCCAGCTGCTACAGCCTGTGACATTACCCTCTGCTACCTATTTGCAGCCACAGGGTGCTGCTAAACCCAGTGAACAAAAACATCCTGAATCTGCAATTCCACTAACTATCAATAGTTATACAGCCCCGCAAGATCCTCAGCTCAGCTCTGCATATATGCAACCTGTGTGCTCCTTGTCTAACTGCTGTACACAAATGACTTTTTATCAGCTTCTCCATATTACTCCAGCTAGAGTTGGCAGTTGTGCAGATGTGCCTCACTTGTTTCCAGATCTTTCATTTCCACCTACAGCTTCATATTTTGAGTTTGGCGTGGGTTCTGCAAGACTTCCTCAACAGCCGACTGAAGCAGCACAATCTGCCTCATCTTACACCTCTGTGCCCCTCTCACTGCACCCCTTTCCAGATCAAAATGTGGAGCAATTATATTTACAGCCACCAGATGGCAACCCTACTACACCACGAGGAAATGATCCAAGTTGGACTGCAAATCATGAACCACTGAACCGCGTGAACCCCGCACCTAATTCACTGCATGCCCACTGGCCGTATCTACACAGCCAATCCTCAGAACCTCTGCCTTCAGGTTATGACCCAGCAGGGCGATATCAGCTGAATAACATTAAGTCCCCAGTGCAGGTAAACGGTCAACTATTGACTGGGAACTTGAACCGTCCAACGTGGCCTAATTTTATGTCTAACAACCCAAATTCACAGCAGCAACACAATAAATCACCTGGAGAGGAACTTGATAATTTTATGGTTCCTTTCGATAGGCTTCAGCACGCTCCTGTATCCACTTATAACAACTCTGTGTTCCCGAACAATTTAAAACCATTCATAAGTGACTCAAACTCCAAACATGAGCAGACTCTAAATTTCTATTCTGGGAATTATGTGCTGCTACAGCGTGAACCACCAGGCAGGGAGCCCAACAGCTTCGTGGATTCCTCTGAGCTTTACAGAGATCCGACTGTTGATTTAAATTTTATGACCCAAAATCTTGCAAAAAAGCAGAATGGTAAACTTAAGACTCCACTGAATTTTAAGCCCCTGCAGGGAAATGAACAACTCTCCAAGTGGCTTGAGGAAGGTATTCCCACTCCCTCGCCTGGTAATGCTAACCATGGTGATGATTATGATAATGAAAATGAGGATAATGATGACATTAACAATTCCGGTCTGCCATTCCTTTCTCCTACTACGGATGGCCCTCCACTTATATTTCCCCTCTACAAGCCACCTTTAGGTGCAGCACAGTTAAAGCTAAAATTCCACGAATCCTTTAAAGACTTCTCGACTCCTTTAGGCTCCAGCAACAGGTTTCCACCCCATAATGCTCAAAAGATGTTTCAAGGATGGGGCTGA
- the LOC113010667 gene encoding profilin-2-like isoform X2 has product MSWQSYVENLMADGSCQDSAIVGYMDAKYVWAAHAGGTFNNITSQEIDVLIGKDRETFYTSGLTLGSKKCSVLRDSLQDEGDWTMDIRTKSQGGEPTYNISVGRAGKVLVLVMGKEGVHGGGLNKKAYSMAKYLRDSGF; this is encoded by the exons ATGTCTTGGCAAAGCTACGTGGAAAACCTGATGGCCGATGGCAGCTGTCAGGATAGCGCCATTGTTGGTTATATGGACGCCAAATATGTTTGGGCAGCACATGCCGGTGGTACATTCAACAATATCACG tcTCAGGAAATAGACGTCCTTATCGGTAAGGACAGGGAGACCTTTTACACCAGCGGTCTCACTCTGGGCTCAAAGAAGTGTTCAGTCCTCAGAGACAGCCTCCAGGATGAGGGCGACTGGACAATGGACATCAGGACAAAGAGCCAAGGAGGAGAACCTACATACAATATCTCTGTGGGAAGAGCTGGCAAAG ttttggttCTTGTAATGGGCAAAGAAGGGGTCCATGGAGGCGGATTGAATAAGAAGGCTTACTCAATGGCAAAATACTTGAGGGATTCAGGGTTttaa
- the LOC113010602 gene encoding sentrin-specific protease 5-like isoform X2, with translation MHRAQSQRSKAKYLKRRKGSISLINGVSHMSRRAKRRLYCKLQLWMWRKWREKCHFGIFRAKKRFGSGPGLSLKTQKNKRKAYHALNAAKTSVLVSALGCDTGGSEDPLKRQNQDVNTDAAADSYTCEDVTQSRVPGTTPAQRLEVGSPSAQTAGTPGQDQSTVTDTDETISSKKTVSPHTDVSLKALTKDIHEFLDDFYMKYGSLIPLRKNDVLRHLKGKFYTGLSDRKNTVLSEVTSYRAAILQKPVRSFQVVYKKHTLTLDDLLTLADQNWLNDQVMNMYGELIMDSSHQKVHFLNSFFHRQLMTKGYDGVKRWTKQVDLFSKRLLLVPIHLEVHWCLVTADIVQKKICLYDSQGNGLQKVGRNILKYLMTEAKEKKQTAFESGWTVAFDEKVPQQTNENDCGVFVLEYSRCLALTRPLHFSQKDIPKIRKRIYKELCDCKLHEQD, from the exons ATGCACCGAGCACAGAGCCAGCGGAGCAAAGCGAAATACTTGAAGAGGAGGAAGGGATCCATTTCTTTAATCAATGGGGTCTCTCACATGTCCAGGCGAGCCAAGAGGCGCTTGTACTGTAAACTACAGCTTTGGATGTGGAGGAAGTGGAGAGAGAAGTGCCACTTTGGGATATTTAGAGCTAAAAAACGCTTTGGCTCGGGCCCTGGCCTCAgtttaaagacacaaaaaaataaaaggaaagcgTACCACGCGCTGAATGCAGCGAAAACATCAGTCCTTGTGTCAGCTCTTGGATGTGATACTGGAGGTTCAGAGGATCCCCTTAAAAGACAGAACCAGGATGTGAACACAGATGCTGCTGCAG ACAGTTACACATGTGAAGACGTCACACAGAGCAGGGTACCAGGAACAACTCCTGCACAAAGACTCGAGGTCGGCAGCCCATCAGCACAGACTGCTGGTactccaggccaggaccagagTACAGTCACAGATACTGATGAGACCATCAGTAGTAAAAAAACAGTATCCCCTCACACTGATGTCAGCCTGAAGGCACTGACGAAGGACATCCACG AGTTTCTTGATGACTTCTACATGAAATATGGAAGCTTAATCCCATTACGTAAGAACGACGTCTTGAGGCATCTCAAGGGGAAGTTTTACACTGGTTTAAGTGACAG GAaaaacacagtcctctctgagGTTACCAGCTACCGAGCTGCGATCCTCCAGAAGCCCGTCCGGTCTTTTCAGGTGGTCTACAAGAAACACACGTTGACTCTGGACGATTTGTTGACGCTGGCAGATCAGAACTGGCTCAACGACCAG GTTATGAACATGTACGGGGAGCTGATCATGGATTCTTCCCATCAGAAG GTCCATTTTCTCAACAGTTTCTTCCACCGGCAGCTGATGACCAAAGGATACGATGGTGTTAAGCGATGGACGAAGCAG GTGGATTTGTTTTCTAAGAGACTTCTTTTGGTGCCTATCCATCTGGAGGTTCACTGGTGTTTGGTGACTGCCGACATCGTCCAAAAGAAAATCTGCCTTTATGACTCTCAAGGGAACGGGCTCCAGAAAGTTGGAAGG AACATCCTGAAATACTTGATGACcgaagcaaaagaaaagaagcaaactGCTTTTGAAAGCGGTTGGACGGTGGCGTTCGATGAG AAAGTCCCGCAGCAGACCAACGAGAACGACTGCGGAGTTTTTGTTCTGGAG TATTCTAGATGCCTTGCTCTGACAAGACCCCTCCACTTCTCACAAAAAGACATACCAAAGATACGAAAGAGGATCTACAAAGAGCTCTGCGACTGTAAGCTCCATGAACAGGACTGA
- the LOC113010638 gene encoding alpha-2-HS-glycoprotein-like produces MEVDLLETDCHVLDPLPLANCTVRPKVQTAVEGDCDVVLKKVGGVLKVIAFKCKSEVSTEDLCLGCPSLLPLNNTDALDFVHASLTTFNNMTVNTTHVLLEVGRLSSQVVSGGPIFITEYVVVEGNCTEDPCVPLNDAMAARGICTAKSTIAQHSVDCKMFSTLIPIVDANSTAAADPVLPPVVHVHTHGLSHKHGHSHHKLTALHNPHQNVLLSAESAEVVPVVPAAAAPAADYDSAGESLTSKEPPLFFRKRDVSAAIMVDAPAVQTGPVSLVPVCPGRVRFF; encoded by the exons ATGGAAGTTGACCTGCTGGAGACAGACTGTCACGTGTTGGACCCGCTGCCTCTTGCCAACTGCACAGTCAGGCCCAAAGTACAGACG GCGGTAGAAGGAGACTGTGATGTGGTGCTGAAGAAGGTTGGCGGTGTTCTGAAGGTCATTGCATTCAAGTGCAAATCAGAGG TATCCACAGAGGATTTGTGTTTGGGCTGTCCCAGCCTCCTTCCCCTCAATAACACCGATGCGCTGGACTTTGTTCATGCCTCTCTGACAACCTTCAACAACATGACTGTGAACACGACACACGTTCTTCTCGAGGTTGGAAGGTTGTCATCACAG GTTGTGTCTGGTGGGCCCATCTTCATAACAGAATATGTGGTTGTTGAGGGAAACTGCACCGAGGATCCCTGCGTGCCTCTCAACGATGCCATGGCT GCTCGTGGGATTTGTACAGCAAAAAGTACAATCGCCCAGCACAGTGTGGACTGCAAGATGTTCTCCACTCTG ATTCCCATTGTAGATGCCAacagcactgcagctgcagacCCCGTCCTACCACCAGTGgttcatgtgcacacacacggCCTGTCACACAAGCATGGCCACAGCCACCACAAACTGACTGCTCTCCACAACCCCCATCAAAACGTCCTGTTATCTGCAGAGTCAGCTGAAGTTGTACCTGTcgtccctgctgctgctgctccagctgcAGATTATGATTCAGCTGGAGAATCTTTGACGAGTAAGGAGCCTCCTCTTTTCTTCAGGAAGAGAGATGTATCTGCTGCCATCATGGTTGATGCTCCTGCTGTTCAAACAGGACCAGTTTCTCTCGTGCCAGTCTGCCCAGGAAGAGTCAGATTCTTCTAA
- the LOC113010667 gene encoding profilin-2-like isoform X1 produces MSWQSYVENLMADGSCQDSAIVGYMDAKYVWAAHAGGTFNNITSQEIDVLIGKDRETFYTSGLTLGSKKCSVLRDSLQDEGDWTMDIRTKSQGGEPTYNISVGRAGKVLVIVMGKEAVHGGNLNKKAHAMAEYLRKSGY; encoded by the exons ATGTCTTGGCAAAGCTACGTGGAAAACCTGATGGCCGATGGCAGCTGTCAGGATAGCGCCATTGTTGGTTATATGGACGCCAAATATGTTTGGGCAGCACATGCCGGTGGTACATTCAACAATATCACG tcTCAGGAAATAGACGTCCTTATCGGTAAGGACAGGGAGACCTTTTACACCAGCGGTCTCACTCTGGGCTCAAAGAAGTGTTCAGTCCTCAGAGACAGCCTCCAGGATGAGGGCGACTGGACAATGGACATCAGGACAAAGAGCCAAGGAGGAGAACCTACATACAATATCTCTGTGGGAAGAGCTGGCAAAG TATTGGTTATAGTCATGGGAAAGGAGGCGGTCCATGGTGGAAATCTTAACAAGAAAGCACATGCAATGGCTGAGTACCTGAGGAAGTCTGGATATTAA
- the LOC113010616 gene encoding alpha-2-HS-glycoprotein-like → MNLLSFTVVLGLLVGTWAQPIVRRPLCDSPEAEEAALVAQDYLNAQHHHGYKYVLNQIDDIKVYAKPDGDEYDMEVDLLETDCHVLDLLPLANCTVRPKVQTAVEGDCDVVLKKVGGVLKVIAFKCKSEVSTEDFCLGCPSLLPLNNTDALDFVHASLTTFNNMTVNTTHVLLEVGRLSSQVVSGGPIFITEYVVVEGNCTEDPCVPLNDAMAARGICTAKGTIAQHSVDCKMFSTLIPIVDANSTAAADPVLPPVVHVHTHGLSHKHGHSHHKLTALHNPHQNVLLSAESAESDEVVPVVPAAAAPAADPAPAADPAPAADPALAADPALAADPALAADSDSAGESLLKESSPNLKKRDVSAAAAAVVDAPAVQTGPVTLVPVCPGRVRFF, encoded by the exons ATGAATCTCCTGAGCTTCACTGTGGTGCTGGGACTGTTGGTGGGGACATGGGCTCAACCCATCGTGCGAAGGCCTCTGTGCGACTCCCCCGAGGCGGAGGAGGCTGCTCTGGTGGCGCAGGATTACCTCAACGCCCAGCACCATCATGGCTACAAGTATGTACTGAACCAGATCGACGACATCAAGGTCTACGCGAAG ccAGACGGAGATGAATACGACATGGAAGTTGACCTGCTGGAGACAGACTGTCACGTGTTGGACCTGCTGCCTCTTGCCAACTGCACAGTCAGGCCCAAAGTACAGACG GCGGTAGAAGGAGACTGTGATGTGGTGCTGAAGAAGGTTGGCGGTGTTCTGAAGGTCATTGCATTCAAGTGCAAATCAGAGG TATCCACAGAGGATTTTTGTTTGGGCTGCCCCAGCCTCCTTCCCCTCAATAACACCGATGCGCTGGACTTTGTCCATGCCTCTCTGACAACCTTCAACAACATGACTGTGAACACGACACATGTTCTTCTCGAGGTTGGAAGGTTGTCATCACAG GTTGTGTCTGGTGGGCCCATCTTCATAACAGAATATGTGGTTGTTGAGGGAAACTGCACCGAGGATCCCTGCGTGCCTCTCAACGATGCCATGGCT GCTCGTGGGATTTGTACAGCCAAAGGTACAATCGCCCAGCACAGTGTGGACTGCAAGATGTTCTCCACTCTG ATTCCCATTGTAGATGCCAacagcactgcagctgcagacCCCGTCCTACCACCAGTGgttcatgtgcacacacacggCCTGTCACACAAGCACGGCCACAGCCACCACAAACTGACGGCTCTCCACAACCCCCATCAAAACGTCCTGTTATCTGCAGAGTCAGCAGAATCAGATGAAGTTGTACCTGTcgtccctgctgctgctgctccagctgcAGATCCAGCTCCAGCTGCAGATCCAGCTCCAGCTGCAGACCCTGCTCTCGCTGCAGACCCTGCTCTCGCTGCAGATCCTGCCCTTGCTGCAGATTCTGACTCAGCTGGAGAATCTTTATTGAAGGAAAGCTCACCTAACTTGAAGAAGAGAGATGtatctgctgcagctgctgccgtGGTTGATGCTCCTGCTGTTCAAACAGGACCAGTTACTCTCGTGCCAGTCTGCCCAGGAAGAGTCAGGTTCTTCTAA
- the LOC113010602 gene encoding sentrin-specific protease 5-like isoform X1, whose amino-acid sequence MHRAQSQRSKAKYLKRRKGSISLINGVSHMSRRAKRRLYCKLQLWMWRKWREKCHFGIFRAKKRFGSGPGLSLKTQKNKRKAYHALNAAKTSVLVSALGCDTGGSEDPLKRQNQDVNTDAAAGTDGETITGETLVHIGEIREPLRHCHSIQSSLNADSYTCEDVTQSRVPGTTPAQRLEVGSPSAQTAGTPGQDQSTVTDTDETISSKKTVSPHTDVSLKALTKDIHEFLDDFYMKYGSLIPLRKNDVLRHLKGKFYTGLSDRKNTVLSEVTSYRAAILQKPVRSFQVVYKKHTLTLDDLLTLADQNWLNDQVMNMYGELIMDSSHQKVHFLNSFFHRQLMTKGYDGVKRWTKQVDLFSKRLLLVPIHLEVHWCLVTADIVQKKICLYDSQGNGLQKVGRNILKYLMTEAKEKKQTAFESGWTVAFDEKVPQQTNENDCGVFVLEYSRCLALTRPLHFSQKDIPKIRKRIYKELCDCKLHEQD is encoded by the exons ATGCACCGAGCACAGAGCCAGCGGAGCAAAGCGAAATACTTGAAGAGGAGGAAGGGATCCATTTCTTTAATCAATGGGGTCTCTCACATGTCCAGGCGAGCCAAGAGGCGCTTGTACTGTAAACTACAGCTTTGGATGTGGAGGAAGTGGAGAGAGAAGTGCCACTTTGGGATATTTAGAGCTAAAAAACGCTTTGGCTCGGGCCCTGGCCTCAgtttaaagacacaaaaaaataaaaggaaagcgTACCACGCGCTGAATGCAGCGAAAACATCAGTCCTTGTGTCAGCTCTTGGATGTGATACTGGAGGTTCAGAGGATCCCCTTAAAAGACAGAACCAGGATGTGAACACAGATGCTGCTGCAGGTACTGATGGTGAAACCATTACAGGAGAAACTTTGGTACACATTGGTGAAATTAGAGAGCCTTTAAGACACTGTCATAGTATCCAATCTTCATTAAATGCAGACAGTTACACATGTGAAGACGTCACACAGAGCAGGGTACCAGGAACAACTCCTGCACAAAGACTCGAGGTCGGCAGCCCATCAGCACAGACTGCTGGTactccaggccaggaccagagTACAGTCACAGATACTGATGAGACCATCAGTAGTAAAAAAACAGTATCCCCTCACACTGATGTCAGCCTGAAGGCACTGACGAAGGACATCCACG AGTTTCTTGATGACTTCTACATGAAATATGGAAGCTTAATCCCATTACGTAAGAACGACGTCTTGAGGCATCTCAAGGGGAAGTTTTACACTGGTTTAAGTGACAG GAaaaacacagtcctctctgagGTTACCAGCTACCGAGCTGCGATCCTCCAGAAGCCCGTCCGGTCTTTTCAGGTGGTCTACAAGAAACACACGTTGACTCTGGACGATTTGTTGACGCTGGCAGATCAGAACTGGCTCAACGACCAG GTTATGAACATGTACGGGGAGCTGATCATGGATTCTTCCCATCAGAAG GTCCATTTTCTCAACAGTTTCTTCCACCGGCAGCTGATGACCAAAGGATACGATGGTGTTAAGCGATGGACGAAGCAG GTGGATTTGTTTTCTAAGAGACTTCTTTTGGTGCCTATCCATCTGGAGGTTCACTGGTGTTTGGTGACTGCCGACATCGTCCAAAAGAAAATCTGCCTTTATGACTCTCAAGGGAACGGGCTCCAGAAAGTTGGAAGG AACATCCTGAAATACTTGATGACcgaagcaaaagaaaagaagcaaactGCTTTTGAAAGCGGTTGGACGGTGGCGTTCGATGAG AAAGTCCCGCAGCAGACCAACGAGAACGACTGCGGAGTTTTTGTTCTGGAG TATTCTAGATGCCTTGCTCTGACAAGACCCCTCCACTTCTCACAAAAAGACATACCAAAGATACGAAAGAGGATCTACAAAGAGCTCTGCGACTGTAAGCTCCATGAACAGGACTGA